In Fervidobacterium nodosum Rt17-B1, one genomic interval encodes:
- a CDS encoding glycine--tRNA ligase subunit alpha encodes MYLQDVIKVLDEFWANYGCFIEQPYDMEMGAGTFHTSTFFGVLRNRPWNVAFVQPSRRPTDGRYAENPNRMQRFYQYQVILKPHPKNSQEVYLESLKALGINPKEHDIRFVEDNWESPTLGAWGIGWEVWLDGMEITQFTYFQQVGGIALKEIPLEITYGVERIAMYLQGVDNVYDVMWNKDVKYGELFKENERQFSIYNFEEADVETLFKLYEIYRKEFDRLAEKGLIFPAYEQLLKCSHTFNLLDARNAISVAQRQTYIRDIRTMASKCAKVFVEMQETQEKEGEQK; translated from the coding sequence ATGTACTTACAAGATGTTATAAAAGTATTAGACGAATTCTGGGCGAATTACGGTTGTTTTATCGAACAACCATACGACATGGAAATGGGCGCGGGCACATTCCATACATCAACATTCTTTGGTGTGCTAAGAAATAGGCCTTGGAACGTTGCATTTGTCCAACCAAGCAGAAGACCAACAGATGGCAGATACGCAGAAAATCCAAATAGAATGCAAAGGTTTTATCAATACCAAGTAATATTAAAACCACATCCAAAAAATTCTCAAGAAGTTTACCTTGAATCACTCAAGGCACTTGGTATTAATCCGAAAGAACATGATATAAGATTTGTTGAAGATAACTGGGAATCTCCAACTCTTGGTGCTTGGGGTATCGGGTGGGAAGTTTGGCTTGATGGAATGGAAATCACACAATTCACCTACTTCCAACAAGTTGGCGGAATAGCTCTTAAGGAAATACCACTTGAAATAACATACGGTGTTGAAAGAATCGCTATGTACTTACAAGGTGTCGATAATGTTTACGATGTCATGTGGAATAAAGATGTAAAGTACGGAGAACTCTTCAAAGAAAATGAAAGACAGTTCTCGATATACAATTTTGAAGAAGCAGATGTAGAAACTCTCTTCAAGCTTTACGAAATATACAGAAAAGAATTCGATAGGTTAGCGGAAAAAGGATTGATATTCCCCGCATACGAACAACTTTTGAAATGTTCGCACACATTCAATTTACTTGACGCAAGAAACGCCATCAGCGTCGCCCAACGGCAAACTTACATTAGAGACATACGCACAATGGCGAGTAAATGTGCGAAAGTATTCGTTGAAATGCAAGAGACACAGGAAAAGGAAGGTGAACAAAAATGA
- the glyS gene encoding glycine--tRNA ligase subunit beta, with amino-acid sequence MSKPNEFLFELGIEELPTTEINGLIQQLSDKIQNTLSVEGINYEKFQIFVAPRRFGFVIEGLPDNTPEKVIEKKGPAANIAFDENNQPTKALLGFLKSNNSTLEEVKIIDNYVYITKTQKGLPIEEFLKTTVPSIITSIKFRKPMKWADGKYEFVRIPHHVLALLNGKIVEMEIFEIKSSNKTVGHRFVMDEYFEVNSVQDYFDKLSKYYVIPKLEDRIKFIKSQLEEFEKNGYTIDKDEELIQEVAILTEYPKLISGTFLEKYLTLPEELIKTTIKHHQRSFTVHSGNKITNTFVAFIDMPMDELGNAKKGYERVINARLEDAKYYYEKDIHFKLESFNEKLKEIVFQKELGTLYDKISRIEQLSKKIIEILELEKISDNILRTAKLCKADIGTHVVYEFPELQGIMGRIYALKDGEAENIAYGIEEHYSSNPSTVEGAVVGIADRIDTIVGNFIIGNIPSGSKDPYGLRSKTDDIFAIIEKFSWDLDLKVLLEKAAELLGKELPTTLIEFFENRFELYNSNVRYDIARAVKHLWKKPLRGILSAKAIYKLVGKEEFEHLLVGFERVHNISKKHISEHFDSAKFVEESEKKLFQKYIEVKPFVLDAIKHLDFESALEKLIELRPYIDEYFDKVFVMCEDEDLRMNRLGFLKNIDMLFMEIGDLTLIEHSQN; translated from the coding sequence ATGAGCAAACCAAATGAATTTCTCTTTGAACTTGGCATAGAAGAACTTCCAACCACGGAAATAAATGGATTAATTCAGCAACTCTCCGATAAAATTCAAAATACACTGAGCGTTGAAGGTATAAATTACGAAAAATTCCAAATCTTTGTAGCACCACGTAGGTTTGGATTTGTAATCGAAGGTTTACCAGATAACACCCCAGAGAAAGTTATCGAAAAAAAGGGACCAGCTGCGAATATCGCATTTGACGAAAACAACCAACCAACAAAAGCACTGCTTGGTTTCTTAAAGTCGAACAATTCAACACTTGAAGAAGTCAAAATAATAGATAACTATGTGTACATTACTAAAACGCAAAAAGGTCTTCCAATAGAAGAATTTTTGAAAACCACAGTCCCATCTATAATAACTTCAATCAAATTCAGAAAACCGATGAAGTGGGCAGATGGGAAATACGAATTTGTAAGAATACCACACCATGTACTCGCACTATTAAATGGAAAAATAGTTGAAATGGAAATTTTCGAGATAAAATCATCTAATAAAACAGTTGGGCATAGATTTGTTATGGATGAATACTTCGAAGTCAATTCGGTACAAGACTACTTTGACAAATTGAGCAAATACTATGTGATACCAAAACTCGAAGACAGAATAAAATTCATAAAGTCACAACTCGAGGAATTTGAAAAGAATGGTTACACAATTGATAAAGATGAAGAATTAATCCAAGAAGTCGCGATACTCACAGAATATCCAAAATTAATTTCAGGAACATTCTTAGAAAAATACCTGACATTGCCAGAGGAACTGATAAAAACAACAATAAAGCACCACCAAAGGTCATTTACAGTACACAGTGGCAATAAAATAACAAACACATTTGTTGCTTTTATCGATATGCCAATGGATGAACTTGGAAACGCTAAAAAAGGTTACGAAAGAGTTATCAACGCAAGGCTCGAAGATGCAAAATACTATTATGAAAAAGATATTCATTTTAAGCTTGAATCATTTAACGAGAAATTGAAAGAAATTGTATTCCAGAAAGAACTTGGAACGCTATACGACAAAATATCAAGAATTGAACAACTTTCGAAAAAAATAATAGAAATTTTGGAATTAGAGAAAATAAGTGATAATATATTAAGGACAGCAAAGCTTTGTAAAGCGGATATTGGAACGCATGTTGTCTATGAATTCCCAGAACTTCAAGGAATTATGGGAAGAATTTATGCGTTAAAAGATGGAGAAGCAGAAAACATTGCATATGGAATTGAAGAGCATTATAGCTCAAATCCATCGACCGTTGAGGGAGCAGTAGTAGGAATTGCCGATAGAATAGATACCATAGTAGGTAATTTCATCATTGGGAACATACCAAGCGGTTCGAAAGACCCTTACGGATTGAGAAGCAAGACAGACGACATTTTTGCAATCATTGAAAAGTTTTCTTGGGATTTGGATTTAAAGGTATTACTTGAAAAAGCAGCAGAGCTATTAGGTAAAGAATTACCAACAACATTAATAGAATTTTTTGAAAATAGATTTGAATTGTACAACTCAAATGTAAGATATGACATAGCCAGAGCAGTAAAACACCTTTGGAAAAAACCACTAAGAGGTATACTATCAGCAAAGGCTATTTACAAACTCGTTGGAAAAGAAGAATTTGAACATCTTTTAGTTGGTTTTGAAAGGGTACACAACATATCCAAAAAACACATATCGGAACATTTTGACTCTGCAAAATTTGTAGAAGAGTCAGAGAAAAAATTATTCCAAAAATACATAGAAGTTAAACCCTTTGTTTTAGATGCGATAAAACATTTAGATTTTGAAAGCGCGCTTGAGAAATTAATCGAACTCAGACCGTATATCGATGAATACTTTGACAAAGTATTTGTAATGTGCGAAGATGAAGATCTAAGAATGAATAGACTAGGGTTTTTAAAAAATATCGATATGCTATTTATGGAAATTGGGGATTTAACACTTATAGAGCATTCACAAAACTAA
- a CDS encoding basic amino acid ABC transporter substrate-binding protein, giving the protein MKKFFTMVIAVLLVVLTVTSFAQTLTQIKQRGKLIVGTEPTFPPFEFVDEKNQVVGFDIDIAMELAKRLGVKLEIVSLPFDSLIPALQQGKIDLAIAGMTITKERAKVVDFSKPYFEANQAIVVRKDSKFEPKKLEDLVGQKVAVQLGTTGDLVVSDITGINVVRFQKFTDAFLELQNGRVDAVVLDEAPAKAYVKKFSKFSISSIVDTGETYGIAVKKGNKELLNFVNQTLDIMKGSGQYNKLLQKWFE; this is encoded by the coding sequence ATGAAAAAATTTTTTACCATGGTAATTGCTGTTTTATTAGTTGTTCTCACAGTTACATCATTTGCTCAAACACTAACTCAAATCAAACAACGTGGCAAATTAATTGTAGGGACAGAACCAACATTTCCACCATTTGAATTTGTTGACGAAAAAAATCAAGTTGTGGGTTTTGACATCGACATAGCTATGGAACTTGCAAAAAGATTAGGAGTAAAACTGGAAATTGTCAGTTTACCATTCGATAGTTTGATTCCAGCACTCCAACAAGGAAAAATTGACTTAGCAATTGCCGGAATGACGATAACGAAAGAAAGAGCGAAAGTTGTGGATTTTTCAAAACCATACTTTGAAGCAAACCAAGCGATAGTTGTTAGGAAAGATTCAAAATTTGAACCAAAGAAACTAGAAGACCTTGTTGGCCAAAAAGTAGCGGTCCAACTTGGTACAACAGGCGATTTAGTTGTAAGTGATATCACCGGCATAAATGTTGTAAGATTCCAAAAATTCACAGACGCGTTCCTTGAACTTCAAAATGGAAGGGTTGACGCGGTTGTTCTTGATGAAGCACCAGCAAAAGCCTATGTAAAGAAATTTTCTAAATTCTCCATAAGCTCAATTGTGGATACAGGCGAAACGTATGGAATAGCAGTTAAAAAAGGAAATAAAGAATTACTAAACTTCGTTAACCAGACATTGGATATAATGAAGGGTTCTGGACAGTACAACAAATTATTACAAAAGTGGTTTGAATAA
- a CDS encoding amino acid ABC transporter permease, which yields MEELNDLLKNFPYLLLGAWETLKLTAFSVGIGLILGTFIGMGRLSKIKLINYPCTAYVEFLRGTPLLVQISIVYFGLPQLGIQLAPYPAAITALGLNSGAYIAEIVRAGIQSIPKGQYEAARSLGLTHWQAMRYVILPQAFRNILPALGNEFITLTKDSSLASVIGVSELMRSGQFVISRTFQTFSIYFGIAFIYFIMTFVISRLVRYIERRMATA from the coding sequence GTGGAGGAACTAAACGATTTACTCAAGAATTTTCCATATCTACTCTTAGGAGCATGGGAAACACTCAAGTTAACAGCATTTTCGGTCGGTATAGGTCTTATATTGGGAACATTTATCGGTATGGGGCGACTCTCAAAAATAAAATTAATCAATTACCCATGTACTGCATACGTTGAATTTTTGAGAGGCACACCTCTACTTGTCCAAATATCCATAGTATATTTCGGCTTACCGCAACTTGGTATACAATTAGCCCCGTATCCTGCAGCAATAACGGCTTTAGGATTAAACAGCGGAGCGTACATTGCGGAAATCGTTAGGGCAGGAATACAATCTATCCCCAAAGGTCAATACGAAGCAGCTCGTTCACTTGGATTAACCCACTGGCAAGCCATGAGATACGTCATCCTCCCTCAAGCTTTTAGGAACATACTCCCAGCTCTTGGAAATGAATTCATAACACTCACAAAAGACAGCTCGCTTGCTTCTGTAATTGGCGTTTCTGAATTAATGAGAAGTGGACAATTCGTTATATCAAGAACATTCCAAACATTCTCCATATACTTCGGTATAGCCTTCATATACTTCATCATGACATTTGTCATATCAAGACTTGTCAGATACATCGAAAGGAGGATGGCAACAGCATGA
- a CDS encoding amino acid ABC transporter ATP-binding protein — protein MNNTTINTSNGKEIIIKIENLVKRFGKLEVLKGVNMEVKKKETIVIIGPSGGGKSTLLRCINKLEHYQGGKIYLDGKDIDEYDINQLRTRIGMVFQQFNLFPHMSVLQNLILAPVKVKKIPESKAIEKAKVLLNRVGLIDKIDAYPEQLSGGQKQRVAIARALMMDPEIMLFDEPTSALDPELVGEVLDVMKDLANSGMTMLVVTHEMGFAREVADRIVFISNGVIEEEGTPEEILKNPKKPRTKEFLRRIL, from the coding sequence ATGAACAACACAACGATTAACACATCAAACGGGAAAGAAATAATTATTAAGATAGAAAACTTAGTAAAACGCTTTGGCAAACTCGAAGTTCTAAAAGGCGTAAATATGGAAGTTAAGAAAAAAGAAACAATAGTCATCATCGGGCCAAGTGGTGGTGGGAAGAGCACATTATTAAGGTGCATAAACAAATTAGAACACTATCAAGGTGGAAAAATATATCTAGATGGCAAAGACATTGATGAATACGACATAAACCAACTCAGAACAAGAATTGGGATGGTTTTCCAGCAATTTAACCTATTCCCGCACATGAGTGTATTACAAAACCTTATACTTGCACCTGTGAAAGTCAAAAAAATTCCAGAAAGTAAAGCTATCGAGAAAGCAAAGGTACTCTTAAACAGAGTTGGACTAATTGACAAAATAGACGCTTACCCAGAACAACTTTCCGGTGGTCAAAAACAAAGAGTGGCAATTGCAAGGGCACTTATGATGGACCCAGAAATCATGTTATTCGACGAACCAACATCCGCATTAGACCCCGAACTTGTCGGTGAAGTATTAGATGTCATGAAAGATCTTGCTAACAGCGGTATGACAATGTTAGTTGTAACACATGAAATGGGCTTTGCAAGGGAAGTGGCGGATAGAATAGTATTCATAAGCAATGGTGTGATAGAAGAAGAAGGCACACCTGAAGAAATACTCAAAAACCCCAAAAAACCAAGGACAAAGGAATTCTTAAGAAGAATTTTGTAG
- a CDS encoding nucleotide-binding protein, with translation MKKLLVISLFVLLVVSAFSEVIPIAQIYKLKEGETVEATGVVLVEPNALMNKTTWIQDSTAGIMVYGNLPTLKLGDVIKITGKTKLYYGILEILPDKIEVIGKSEVKPVNLNELFNKLAEQNGGKVSQQKIGEAFNSVMSMLVTLEGTISGIQGYQFTVKTEYFEILIYLRKEANVSTKDLKVGDKVSVTGIMYLYKDTFEILPRNQQDVVKK, from the coding sequence ATGAAAAAACTCTTAGTAATTTCTCTTTTTGTACTTTTGGTAGTAAGTGCATTTTCTGAAGTTATCCCGATTGCTCAAATTTACAAACTAAAGGAAGGCGAGACGGTTGAAGCAACGGGTGTTGTTTTAGTAGAACCAAACGCATTGATGAACAAGACAACATGGATTCAAGATTCAACCGCGGGAATTATGGTTTACGGAAATCTTCCAACACTTAAATTAGGCGATGTTATAAAAATAACTGGTAAAACGAAATTGTACTACGGTATATTGGAGATACTTCCAGATAAAATTGAAGTCATAGGAAAATCTGAAGTAAAACCCGTTAACTTAAATGAACTCTTCAACAAGTTAGCCGAACAAAACGGTGGAAAAGTCTCACAACAAAAAATAGGTGAAGCATTTAACTCTGTTATGTCCATGTTAGTTACCCTTGAAGGAACGATATCGGGCATACAAGGATACCAATTCACAGTCAAAACAGAATACTTTGAGATTCTCATTTACCTACGTAAAGAAGCTAATGTATCGACAAAAGACTTGAAAGTCGGCGATAAAGTTTCAGTTACAGGTATCATGTACTTGTACAAAGACACATTCGAAATACTTCCAAGAAACCAGCAAGATGTGGTTAAGAAATGA
- a CDS encoding S8 family serine peptidase gives MKKSLLFVSIALVFLLVFSCALNKPDSNKSLKPFEPGFDPRNVETTKPDGFKIIYGELKEGEYTEGKVLVGYTDRNAALEVAKLLNGKIIVDLPQIKMVSVKFNGTVAEAYEKIKEANIKGIKYVEPSYKRELIAPTKLTPDQNILGNKGKVSPLARDYGEELSNELWGLEAMGITSSLWNEASGTDIIVAVVDTGVDGTHPDLEGQVIEGYRPFIGKVLPAGTDSSYGGAHGTHVAGTIAAKKDGKGIVGVAPNAKIMPIVIFDDPALVGGNGYVGDDYVAAGIIWAVEHGAKVMNHSWGGWGYSHTMKAAFDYALKNNVVMVVSAGNDHTDQHHHYPSGYPGVIQVAAAEYYGGNYRTVWFSNRSDAITVAAPGVTILSTVPGINSIGYEGHNSNVRVSNGGTYDYYQGTSMAAPHVTGAVAVLLQKFPNAKVWQIRKLLEQTAMDIDDAGFDHSSGYGLAQLDDALNGILPTDGGINELNILVTDAYGEFGVPTVMVKIVRPDGACYYAKTGLDGYARFYHIDSIDFSDPDVKLIVAGPDHWERSLAPTADGSLIGAWQVALRMEEERKGVVVDPEPLGLISEDATITAVLSSEFKIELGTKLPNDAMIIITDPMASSVYGTLPYSNNPIDLSVLSGQVTIGVIKLLPPSQDITIQGTVTLNGDEIPVSGVIRAGKTFTVVDDYGGMNFGTETEPFYAWWTVFGKK, from the coding sequence ATGAAAAAATCATTACTTTTCGTTAGCATTGCTCTTGTTTTCCTTTTGGTATTCTCCTGTGCTTTAAATAAGCCAGATTCTAATAAATCATTGAAACCGTTTGAACCAGGTTTTGATCCAAGAAATGTTGAAACAACAAAGCCAGATGGATTTAAGATAATTTATGGTGAACTCAAAGAAGGGGAATATACTGAAGGTAAGGTTCTTGTCGGATACACGGATAGAAATGCGGCATTAGAAGTAGCAAAATTGCTCAACGGTAAAATAATCGTTGATTTGCCACAAATTAAGATGGTTTCAGTTAAATTCAACGGGACAGTTGCCGAAGCTTATGAAAAAATAAAAGAAGCAAATATTAAAGGAATTAAATACGTTGAACCAAGCTACAAAAGAGAATTAATAGCACCTACGAAATTAACACCTGATCAGAACATACTTGGAAATAAAGGAAAAGTTTCACCTCTTGCACGTGATTATGGTGAAGAACTATCGAATGAACTATGGGGACTTGAAGCGATGGGAATAACGTCATCACTTTGGAATGAAGCAAGTGGTACAGATATTATCGTTGCTGTTGTGGATACGGGTGTTGATGGAACACATCCAGATCTTGAAGGACAAGTTATTGAAGGATATAGACCATTTATTGGTAAAGTATTACCAGCAGGAACGGATTCATCATATGGTGGAGCGCACGGAACACATGTTGCAGGAACAATCGCAGCGAAGAAAGATGGAAAAGGTATCGTCGGTGTTGCGCCAAATGCAAAAATCATGCCAATAGTTATATTTGATGATCCTGCTCTTGTTGGTGGAAATGGATACGTTGGTGATGATTACGTTGCAGCAGGTATTATTTGGGCGGTTGAGCATGGTGCGAAGGTTATGAACCATTCTTGGGGTGGCTGGGGTTATAGCCATACAATGAAAGCAGCATTTGATTATGCACTTAAGAACAACGTTGTAATGGTTGTTTCGGCTGGAAATGACCATACAGATCAACACCATCATTACCCATCAGGTTATCCTGGCGTTATCCAAGTTGCGGCAGCGGAATACTATGGTGGTAATTACAGGACAGTTTGGTTCTCAAACAGAAGCGATGCAATCACCGTTGCAGCGCCTGGTGTTACTATACTCTCCACAGTTCCAGGAATCAATAGCATTGGTTATGAAGGACATAATAGTAATGTTAGAGTAAGTAATGGAGGAACATATGATTACTACCAAGGCACGTCCATGGCAGCACCGCATGTAACAGGAGCTGTTGCTGTATTACTACAAAAATTCCCGAATGCAAAAGTATGGCAGATAAGAAAATTGCTTGAGCAAACTGCAATGGATATAGATGACGCAGGTTTTGACCACAGTTCAGGTTATGGACTTGCCCAACTTGATGATGCGTTGAATGGAATTCTTCCAACAGATGGAGGAATTAATGAATTAAACATTTTAGTAACAGATGCATATGGTGAATTTGGTGTTCCAACAGTTATGGTTAAAATTGTTAGACCAGATGGTGCTTGCTATTACGCAAAAACGGGTTTAGATGGTTACGCAAGATTCTATCATATTGACAGTATTGATTTTAGTGACCCAGATGTGAAATTAATCGTCGCAGGACCAGACCACTGGGAAAGGTCGCTTGCACCAACTGCTGATGGAAGTTTAATAGGCGCTTGGCAAGTAGCTTTGAGAATGGAAGAAGAAAGAAAAGGAGTTGTAGTTGATCCAGAACCACTTGGTCTTATTTCCGAAGATGCTACAATTACGGCCGTGTTAAGCTCAGAGTTTAAGATTGAGCTTGGAACGAAATTGCCAAATGATGCGATGATAATCATAACTGATCCAATGGCATCATCTGTATATGGAACTTTACCGTATTCAAACAATCCAATAGATCTTTCTGTGCTTTCAGGACAAGTTACCATTGGAGTAATTAAGCTTTTACCACCTTCACAAGATATAACAATTCAAGGTACAGTAACTCTCAACGGAGATGAAATACCAGTGTCTGGAGTTATTAGAGCAGGAAAGACATTTACTGTAGTTGATGACTACGGTGGAATGAATTTTGGTACTGAAACGGAACCATTCTATGCATGGTGGACAGTATTTGGGAAGAAATAA
- a CDS encoding Ig-like domain-containing protein — translation MKKYFLLSLIVLLVLAFVFSCTPLNKAPVWKDAPYEISGTVGVLLEFDLSDKVSDPDGDPVSITIVRGTGATIENGVFKFTPSEAKTYTFVLEASDGKGGKNTATLVINVSIVPNNAPVWSASSYTGNVNKGELFIFDLSDKVNDPDGDEVEVTIEGNTRGATIEGKVFKWNTSAITEGSYSFLLKARDSKGAFSYATLEISVQPAVIPNRPPVVLPLQNLSTKVGKEVSINLKDYVSDPDGDAVQITKVSGPGAIVGTKYVWFPETLMNETSVTLKFSDGKGGEVTKTFKVSATIPGTGNLTIYITDYKSGPATSGATVKLMKNGSLVSEQTTDSSGKVVFNNITLNTTTDFDIIISKNGYAKTYIEGLRLKDGETIEFETQMRVAKLGPTSSDKPFELEYVILDEMGRELVDNVVSTDGIKVLGTATSTEYTFNLWYVKVGGVPGAGTLTNPRVIGYSPAISALSSVKEFEGMVPVYVDLYDQNDNRYEKIIYLYVSRTPSVAITPYIVEKYTNAVPTGYNILAYTRRGKIEYYGGKTPSPTVADKDQNLYVRVYWRPWYSASGTTQPKAYKIYRSFDGTIFEPVATLPNNVYTYTDYSAKLEPNKKVWYAVSSVYDGYETPYSVVGSVIPLPMFDVQYISPVNGSTNVPRDPEFSWQFVGPTSTPEGNVTYIYDIWLYDLVVNDFCYYSISRALDGSPSIFGITPATQGNTVSFKFSDFTSESETYRWVDFVAGTWYPYDKLQANKTYEWGNELLYARVIDSSDRTVAYAIHTDNNNYLGTGKIETDMYHRFVTGEN, via the coding sequence GTGAAAAAGTATTTTTTGCTTAGTTTGATTGTACTGTTAGTTTTGGCTTTTGTGTTTTCATGTACTCCACTTAATAAAGCACCGGTTTGGAAAGATGCTCCTTACGAGATTTCGGGTACTGTTGGTGTGCTACTCGAGTTTGACCTTTCTGACAAAGTTTCAGACCCAGATGGTGATCCTGTGAGTATTACCATAGTCAGAGGAACCGGAGCAACTATTGAGAACGGTGTTTTCAAATTTACACCATCTGAAGCAAAAACTTACACATTCGTTCTTGAAGCATCTGATGGAAAAGGTGGTAAAAACACAGCTACGTTAGTTATAAATGTCTCAATAGTTCCAAACAATGCGCCAGTTTGGAGTGCCTCGAGTTACACAGGAAACGTAAATAAAGGAGAATTATTTATATTTGATTTAAGCGACAAAGTAAATGACCCTGATGGAGATGAAGTAGAAGTAACTATTGAGGGCAATACACGTGGAGCAACTATTGAAGGAAAAGTTTTTAAGTGGAATACTTCAGCTATTACTGAGGGTTCTTACAGCTTCTTACTCAAAGCAAGAGATTCCAAAGGAGCTTTTTCATATGCGACTTTAGAGATTTCTGTTCAACCAGCTGTTATTCCAAACAGACCACCTGTAGTATTACCACTTCAGAATCTCTCAACAAAAGTTGGTAAAGAAGTTTCAATCAACCTTAAAGACTATGTTTCTGATCCGGATGGAGATGCCGTACAAATAACGAAAGTTAGCGGTCCTGGTGCGATTGTTGGAACAAAATATGTTTGGTTCCCAGAAACTTTGATGAATGAAACAAGCGTTACACTCAAATTCTCTGATGGAAAAGGTGGCGAAGTAACAAAAACATTTAAAGTTAGTGCTACTATTCCAGGAACAGGTAATCTTACGATTTACATAACTGATTACAAGAGTGGTCCAGCGACAAGTGGAGCAACCGTGAAATTAATGAAAAATGGTAGCTTGGTAAGTGAACAAACAACAGATTCAAGTGGTAAAGTAGTGTTTAATAACATAACTTTAAATACAACAACTGATTTTGATATAATCATTTCCAAGAATGGGTATGCGAAGACCTATATAGAAGGATTGAGACTTAAAGATGGCGAAACTATAGAATTTGAGACGCAAATGCGCGTTGCAAAATTAGGTCCAACAAGCTCTGATAAACCATTTGAACTTGAATATGTGATATTGGATGAAATGGGAAGAGAATTAGTTGATAATGTTGTAAGTACTGATGGAATAAAGGTTTTAGGTACTGCTACTTCCACCGAATATACGTTTAATCTGTGGTACGTGAAAGTTGGTGGAGTACCAGGTGCAGGAACACTTACTAATCCAAGAGTGATTGGGTACTCACCGGCAATTAGCGCTTTAAGCTCTGTCAAAGAATTTGAAGGAATGGTACCAGTTTACGTTGATCTTTACGATCAAAACGATAATAGATATGAGAAGATAATTTATCTCTATGTTTCAAGAACCCCATCGGTTGCAATAACACCTTATATTGTTGAAAAATATACTAACGCAGTTCCTACTGGATACAATATATTAGCTTACACACGTCGTGGAAAGATAGAATACTATGGTGGTAAAACTCCGAGTCCAACAGTTGCAGATAAAGACCAAAATCTCTATGTGAGAGTATACTGGAGACCATGGTATAGTGCATCGGGAACAACTCAACCGAAGGCTTACAAAATTTACAGATCATTCGATGGAACAATCTTTGAACCTGTAGCGACACTTCCAAATAATGTATATACATACACAGACTATTCAGCAAAACTTGAACCAAATAAAAAAGTTTGGTATGCTGTTTCATCGGTTTATGATGGTTATGAAACTCCTTACAGCGTAGTTGGTAGTGTAATACCGCTTCCAATGTTTGATGTTCAATACATCAGTCCTGTCAATGGCTCGACAAATGTGCCAAGAGATCCAGAATTTAGCTGGCAATTTGTTGGTCCAACTTCAACACCAGAAGGTAATGTTACCTATATATACGATATATGGTTATACGACCTTGTAGTTAACGATTTTTGTTACTACTCTATCTCAAGAGCTCTTGATGGAAGTCCCTCAATCTTTGGAATAACTCCAGCTACTCAAGGCAATACTGTTAGCTTTAAATTCTCAGATTTTACCTCTGAATCTGAAACGTATAGATGGGTTGACTTCGTAGCCGGTACTTGGTATCCATACGATAAATTACAAGCTAACAAAACGTACGAATGGGGTAATGAATTACTTTACGCAAGGGTAATAGACAGTTCTGATAGGACAGTAGCTTACGCAATTCATACTGACAACAATAACTATTTGGGAACAGGTAAGATAGAAACAGACATGTATCACAGATTTGTAACTGGTGAAAATTGA